A genomic window from Tolypothrix sp. PCC 7910 includes:
- a CDS encoding DUF4330 domain-containing protein: MAILDTKGRLFGKINLLDLGALLVIVLVIFGIFVFPGTSGSVAQVGAQTVPIEVDLIVRGLNVRNPQQLYDKGLKAGGKTNVIIRNQPHGEIAIKSMQPLPRTINVPQPDGSIKELPDPKSNNFSTDMLLTLEGKAQITQNGPVLGNSKVKIGMPFELEGFNYNFNATVIDLRLKDK, translated from the coding sequence ATGGCTATTTTAGATACCAAAGGCCGCTTATTCGGCAAAATTAACCTCCTAGATTTAGGTGCTTTACTAGTTATTGTGCTAGTTATCTTTGGCATATTTGTCTTTCCGGGTACTTCCGGTTCTGTAGCCCAAGTAGGTGCTCAAACAGTACCTATAGAAGTAGATTTGATAGTTCGTGGCTTAAATGTCCGTAACCCTCAGCAGCTATATGACAAAGGGCTGAAAGCAGGTGGTAAAACTAACGTGATTATCCGCAATCAACCTCATGGTGAGATTGCAATTAAATCTATGCAACCACTACCAAGAACAATCAATGTTCCTCAACCTGATGGTTCTATTAAAGAGTTACCAGATCCAAAAAGCAACAATTTTAGTACAGATATGCTGCTGACTTTAGAAGGTAAAGCACAAATCACTCAAAATGGCCCAGTTCTAGGTAACAGCAAAGTAAAAATTGGAATGCCCTTTGAATTAGAAGGTTTCAACTACAACTTTAATGCCACTGTCATCGATTTAAGATTGAAAGATAAATAA
- a CDS encoding glutamate-5-semialdehyde dehydrogenase — protein MTILDIASPLMGIAQKTRSAASKLAVLSTEAKNQAIEAIALALESAQGEILQANTADCEAATADGIAKPLYKRLQLDEHKLRDAIAGVRDVGKLADPVGKVQIHREIDTGLILKRITCPLGVLGIIFEARPEAAIQIVSLAIKSGNGVILKGGKEAIRSCEAIVKAIKQGLSHTAVNPDVVQLLTTREQTIELLQLDKYVDLIIPRGSNSFVRFVQDNTRIPVLGHADGICHLYIDQAADITKAVTIAVDAKTQYPAACNAIETLLVHASIAADYLPQLATAMQANHVELRGDERTAKILHHITTATTQDWETEYSDLILAIKIVDSIEDAIAHINEYGSRHTEAIVTEDLAAAETFLGLVNAAGVYHNCSTRFADGFRYGFGAEVGISTQQMPPRGPVGLEGLVTYKYQMIGNGHIVASYTGANAKSFTHRDLI, from the coding sequence ATGACTATTCTTGACATTGCTTCTCCCCTGATGGGAATTGCTCAAAAAACCCGCTCCGCTGCCAGTAAATTGGCTGTTCTTTCCACTGAGGCGAAGAATCAAGCCATTGAAGCGATCGCTCTAGCTTTAGAATCAGCACAAGGCGAAATCTTGCAAGCGAATACCGCTGATTGTGAAGCCGCCACTGCTGATGGGATTGCCAAACCCCTTTATAAACGCTTGCAGTTGGATGAGCATAAATTGAGAGATGCGATCGCAGGAGTCAGAGATGTTGGTAAACTAGCCGATCCAGTTGGGAAAGTGCAAATTCACCGCGAAATCGATACAGGCTTAATTCTCAAGCGCATTACTTGTCCTTTAGGAGTTTTGGGCATTATTTTTGAAGCACGTCCCGAAGCTGCAATTCAAATTGTCTCTTTAGCAATCAAATCAGGTAATGGCGTAATCCTCAAAGGTGGTAAAGAAGCAATCCGTTCTTGCGAAGCGATAGTCAAAGCGATTAAGCAAGGCTTATCTCACACTGCTGTCAACCCCGATGTAGTGCAGTTGTTGACCACTAGAGAACAAACTATTGAACTTTTGCAGTTAGATAAATATGTGGATTTAATTATTCCCAGAGGTTCTAATTCCTTTGTGCGGTTTGTGCAGGACAATACTCGCATTCCGGTACTTGGTCATGCAGATGGTATTTGTCATCTATATATAGATCAAGCCGCTGATATTACTAAAGCAGTTACCATTGCTGTTGATGCCAAAACCCAATATCCCGCCGCTTGTAATGCGATTGAAACCTTGCTAGTTCATGCCAGCATCGCCGCAGATTATCTACCACAGCTAGCCACAGCTATGCAAGCCAATCACGTGGAATTAAGAGGTGATGAACGCACCGCCAAAATTTTGCATCATATCACCACGGCCACAACACAAGATTGGGAAACAGAATACAGCGATTTGATTTTGGCAATTAAAATTGTTGATTCAATAGAAGATGCGATCGCCCATATTAATGAATATGGTTCTCGCCATACAGAAGCGATCGTTACAGAAGATTTAGCAGCAGCGGAAACTTTCTTAGGATTAGTGAATGCGGCTGGAGTGTACCACAACTGTTCAACCCGCTTTGCCGATGGTTTCCGCTACGGCTTTGGTGCTGAAGTAGGCATTAGTACTCAACAAATGCCCCCACGAGGCCCTGTTGGTTTAGAAGGATTAGTCACCTACAAATATCAAATGATAGGCAATGGTCATATTGTAGCGAGCTACACTGGAGCAAACGCCAAGTCATTTACCCATCGGGATTTAATTTAA
- a CDS encoding tRNA (5-methylaminomethyl-2-thiouridine)(34)-methyltransferase MnmD, whose protein sequence is MPDFEQFVPQLTADGSFTFTSQEFGEDFHSHYGAKQESFLKFAVPTQLAARAQKPALRLLDICYGLGYNTAAALQTIWEANPNCYVEVMALELNPSVPQAAIAHHLFGNWEYQYNEILTQLAYKYQVQQDNLQAELLIGDARNSIKLIQQSGFQADAIFLDPFSPPQCPQLWTVEFIQQISLCLDTEGIVATYSCAAAVRAAFLSAGLKIGSTPPVGRRSPGTVAIHSDSANANNHCILPPLSQEEQEHLLTRAAIPYRDPQLHDSADTIIMRRQQEQQTCTLEPTSRWRKRWLLKNAGTDS, encoded by the coding sequence ATGCCAGACTTTGAGCAATTTGTCCCACAACTAACAGCAGATGGTTCCTTTACTTTTACCTCCCAAGAATTTGGCGAAGACTTTCACAGTCATTATGGAGCAAAGCAAGAGAGTTTTCTCAAGTTTGCTGTACCTACCCAACTAGCTGCACGTGCCCAAAAACCAGCCTTGCGACTATTAGACATTTGTTATGGTCTAGGATACAACACAGCAGCAGCTTTGCAGACTATTTGGGAGGCAAATCCCAATTGTTATGTGGAAGTTATGGCTTTAGAACTGAATCCATCTGTACCCCAAGCGGCGATCGCTCATCACCTCTTTGGTAACTGGGAATATCAGTATAACGAAATTCTGACGCAGCTAGCCTATAAGTATCAGGTGCAACAAGATAACTTACAGGCTGAACTGTTAATTGGTGATGCGAGGAACTCGATTAAATTAATACAACAGTCAGGGTTTCAGGCTGATGCGATTTTTCTAGATCCTTTTTCACCACCTCAGTGTCCTCAGTTATGGACTGTCGAGTTTATTCAGCAAATATCATTGTGTTTAGATACTGAGGGAATTGTCGCGACTTATTCCTGTGCGGCTGCTGTCCGCGCAGCATTTTTAAGTGCTGGCTTAAAAATAGGTTCGACTCCACCAGTAGGTAGGCGATCGCCTGGTACAGTAGCAATTCATTCTGACAGTGCAAACGCCAACAACCACTGCATACTTCCGCCTCTGTCCCAGGAAGAACAAGAACATTTGCTAACTCGTGCGGCGATTCCTTATCGCGATCCGCAATTGCATGACTCTGCTGATACGATCATCATGCGCCGACAGCAAGAGCAACAAACTTGCACACTGGAACCTACTTCTCGTTGGCGAAAAAGATGGCTGTTAAAAAATGCAGGTACAGACTCATAA
- a CDS encoding gas vesicle protein GvpG — translation MLGKILLFPVMGPISGLMWIGEQIQERTDTEFDAQENLHKQLLSLQLSFDIGEISEEDFEEQEEELLLKIQALEEEKARLEAESAEDEVEETYFIAEVEEDKILAEAFRGAKKYEDNENLVLSP, via the coding sequence ATGCTTGGCAAGATTTTACTATTTCCAGTTATGGGGCCCATTAGTGGGCTGATGTGGATTGGAGAACAAATTCAAGAGCGTACTGATACAGAATTTGACGCGCAAGAAAATTTGCATAAACAATTACTCAGTCTGCAACTTTCTTTTGATATTGGCGAAATTTCTGAAGAGGATTTTGAGGAGCAAGAAGAAGAACTCCTGCTAAAAATTCAAGCTTTGGAAGAAGAGAAAGCCCGTTTAGAAGCTGAATCCGCAGAGGATGAAGTAGAGGAGACTTATTTCATAGCTGAAGTTGAAGAAGATAAAATACTTGCAGAGGCATTTCGAGGCGCTAAAAAATATGAAGATAATGAAAATTTAGTTTTATCTCCCTAA
- the gvpC gene encoding gas vesicle protein GvpC, translating into MTPLMIRIRQEHRGIAEEVTQLFKDTQEFLSVTTAQRAAQAKEQAENLHEFHQNLEQNTEEFLAQTAKERMEQAKQQAENLYQFHKEMAENTQEFLSETAKERMAQAQEQARQLHEFHQNLEQTTNEFLADTAKERMAQAQEQRQQLHQFRQDLFASIFGTF; encoded by the coding sequence ATGACTCCTTTAATGATCAGAATCCGGCAAGAACATCGAGGAATAGCTGAGGAAGTAACTCAACTATTTAAAGATACTCAAGAATTCTTGTCCGTGACTACAGCGCAAAGAGCAGCGCAAGCTAAAGAACAAGCAGAAAATCTGCATGAGTTCCATCAAAACCTTGAGCAAAACACCGAGGAATTTTTAGCACAAACTGCTAAAGAAAGAATGGAACAAGCAAAACAACAGGCTGAAAATCTGTACCAATTCCATAAGGAAATGGCAGAAAACACCCAAGAGTTTTTGTCAGAGACTGCTAAAGAAAGAATGGCGCAAGCTCAAGAGCAAGCGCGACAACTGCACGAGTTCCATCAAAACCTTGAGCAAACCACCAATGAATTTTTAGCCGACACAGCTAAAGAAAGAATGGCGCAAGCTCAAGAACAAAGACAACAGCTGCATCAATTCCGTCAGGATTTGTTTGCTAGCATTTTTGGTACATTTTAG
- a CDS encoding metallophosphoesterase family protein, with product MSQNNQRRIVIGDVHGHYEGLMTLLKAIAPSSNDQLYFLGDLIDRGPQSAQVVNFVKDNNYPCLLGNHEQMLLNVLTKGGANSTPAMQAWLYSGGQATIASYQEATIPQEHIDWFQALPTYIDLGDVWLTHAGLDPLMPLAKQTAEQFCWIREEFHSIEKPYFPDKLVIIGHTITFTLPGVNPGQLAQGRGWLDIDTGAYHPRSGWLTALDVTNNLVYQANVFRKRVRTLPLAEAAVTIDPAEIKGARHNKQRA from the coding sequence ATGAGCCAAAATAACCAACGTCGAATTGTAATTGGGGATGTACATGGTCATTACGAAGGATTAATGACTTTGTTGAAAGCAATTGCTCCATCATCCAACGATCAACTATATTTTTTGGGAGATTTAATCGATCGTGGCCCTCAGAGCGCACAAGTAGTTAATTTTGTTAAAGACAATAACTATCCTTGCCTGTTGGGAAATCATGAGCAAATGTTATTAAATGTGTTGACCAAGGGTGGAGCCAATTCCACTCCAGCGATGCAAGCATGGTTATATAGTGGAGGACAAGCAACTATAGCCAGTTACCAAGAAGCGACAATTCCCCAAGAACATATCGATTGGTTTCAAGCATTACCGACATATATTGACTTAGGCGATGTTTGGCTAACCCATGCTGGTCTAGATCCTTTGATGCCTTTAGCCAAACAAACTGCCGAGCAATTTTGTTGGATCAGAGAAGAATTTCACAGCATAGAAAAACCCTACTTCCCTGATAAGTTAGTTATTATTGGTCACACAATTACCTTTACCTTGCCAGGGGTTAATCCCGGTCAACTAGCACAAGGACGAGGTTGGCTGGATATAGATACAGGCGCGTATCATCCCCGCAGCGGTTGGTTGACAGCGTTAGATGTAACAAATAACTTAGTTTATCAAGCTAACGTGTTTAGAAAGCGTGTCCGCACTCTACCTTTAGCAGAAGCAGCCGTTACCATTGATCCAGCAGAAATTAAAGGCGCTCGCCACAACAAGCAGCGAGCTTAA
- the gvpJ gene encoding gas vesicle protein, translating to MTTTPILPTRPQSNSSRAITTSTQGSTLADILERVLDKGIVIAGDISVSIASTELLHIRIRLLISSVDKAKELGINWWENDPYLSSKSQRLVEENQQLQQRLESLEAQLRSLAAAKINNPELFPVTAEDNGQSDAENVPLPINYQPNE from the coding sequence GTGACTACTACACCCATCCTGCCAACACGTCCTCAATCTAATTCCAGCCGAGCTATTACTACATCTACTCAAGGTTCTACCTTGGCAGATATTCTCGAGCGAGTTTTAGATAAAGGGATTGTGATTGCTGGTGATATTTCTGTATCTATCGCCTCCACCGAACTTCTGCATATCCGTATCCGCTTATTAATTTCCTCCGTTGATAAAGCTAAAGAGTTGGGCATTAATTGGTGGGAAAATGACCCTTACCTCAGTAGCAAATCTCAACGTTTAGTTGAGGAAAACCAACAACTTCAGCAGCGATTGGAAAGTTTAGAAGCACAGTTACGTTCGTTGGCTGCTGCTAAAATCAACAATCCAGAACTATTTCCAGTCACTGCTGAAGATAATGGCCAAAGCGATGCAGAAAATGTTCCATTGCCAATAAATTATCAGCCTAATGAGTAG
- a CDS encoding M48 family metallopeptidase, translating into MFAWKAFLTNYRLWRRRWFYPLISVVVALSVCLTTPLPGRAFDLLPLLFQGVQILQLSNISDRQEVDLGKQMNQELQGEVKLYRNAAITRYVEQVGQRLVANSDRPNLSYTFQVVEDKSINAFATAGGYVYVHTGLLQAADNEAELASVLAHEMGHIGGKHLIKQMRQQALASGVATAAGLDRNTAVGLGVQLALNLPRSRQDEFDADKRGLRTLTRSGYAQSGMVSFMQKLLGKGSTPTFLSTHPATSDRINALKKAINAQPSNGRYGLDNAAYKANIRALL; encoded by the coding sequence ATGTTTGCTTGGAAAGCCTTTTTGACAAATTACCGTTTGTGGCGGCGGCGCTGGTTTTATCCGTTAATTTCTGTGGTAGTCGCCCTGAGTGTGTGTCTGACTACACCCCTTCCCGGAAGGGCATTTGATTTACTGCCGCTTCTATTCCAGGGAGTCCAGATACTTCAGCTATCAAATATATCCGATCGCCAAGAAGTTGATCTGGGCAAGCAGATGAATCAGGAATTGCAGGGTGAAGTTAAGCTTTACCGTAATGCAGCAATTACTCGCTATGTGGAACAAGTTGGTCAGCGTTTAGTAGCAAATAGCGATCGCCCTAACCTTTCCTATACCTTCCAAGTAGTTGAAGATAAAAGTATTAATGCTTTTGCTACTGCAGGCGGCTATGTTTACGTCCACACGGGGTTACTGCAAGCCGCAGATAATGAAGCGGAATTAGCCAGTGTCCTCGCCCATGAAATGGGTCACATTGGTGGTAAACATTTAATCAAGCAGATGAGACAACAGGCGCTGGCTAGTGGTGTAGCCACAGCGGCGGGTTTAGATCGCAATACGGCGGTAGGACTTGGTGTACAACTAGCACTTAATCTTCCCCGCAGTCGTCAAGATGAGTTTGATGCCGATAAACGCGGGTTAAGAACCTTAACCCGTAGCGGTTATGCTCAGTCTGGGATGGTTTCTTTTATGCAAAAGCTGCTAGGAAAAGGTTCTACACCCACCTTCTTGAGTACTCACCCAGCAACTAGCGATCGCATTAATGCTCTCAAAAAAGCTATTAATGCTCAACCTAGCAATGGGCGTTATGGATTAGATAATGCCGCTTATAAAGCTAATATTCGCGCATTATTGTAA
- a CDS encoding YdcF family protein, whose amino-acid sequence MAFTLPLLMWLGYKEVKSQMVEPQAVIVLGGSTKNLEREKFTADFAKKHPNLPIWITGGSPPRTTQKVFSKAGVDPERLHLDYEAVDTVTNFTTLVDDLQAHGIKSVYVITSDFHMRRASVIGEIVLGSRGIEFKTIPVPSKTSPEPLEKSLRDGARAILWVATGYTGAEDTLHKK is encoded by the coding sequence ATGGCGTTCACCCTCCCGCTATTAATGTGGTTGGGATACAAAGAAGTCAAAAGCCAAATGGTGGAACCGCAAGCAGTCATAGTGTTAGGCGGTTCAACAAAAAATTTAGAGCGAGAAAAGTTTACAGCAGATTTTGCTAAGAAGCATCCAAATTTACCAATTTGGATCACTGGTGGCAGTCCACCTAGAACGACACAAAAGGTATTTTCCAAGGCAGGAGTAGATCCTGAACGCTTACACTTGGATTACGAGGCAGTAGATACAGTTACTAATTTTACTACGCTGGTTGATGATTTGCAAGCACACGGAATCAAGAGCGTTTATGTGATTACCTCTGATTTCCATATGCGTCGGGCTAGCGTCATTGGTGAGATTGTTTTAGGTAGTCGCGGTATTGAGTTTAAAACAATACCAGTTCCTTCCAAAACATCACCTGAACCACTAGAAAAATCTCTCCGCGATGGAGCTAGAGCTATTCTTTGGGTAGCAACTGGTTACACTGGTGCTGAAGATACATTGCATAAGAAGTGA
- a CDS encoding GvpL/GvpF family gas vesicle protein produces the protein MDAGLYLYGIFSDPIPSTDSLKGLDSQPVYSQVIEGFTFLYSDAKQEKYLASRRNLISHEKVLEQAMQEGFRTLLPLRFGLVVKNWETVISQLIQPCERQLRDLFQKLAGKREVSVKILWDTKAELQAMMQSNPDLKQKRDQMEGKNLSMEEVIEIGQLIESNLQQRKEAVIKTFFDELKPLAEEVVESEPMMEEMIYNAAFLIPWDQEALFSQRVEAIDKQFGDRLRIRYNNFTAPYTFAQIS, from the coding sequence ATGGATGCTGGTCTTTATTTGTATGGTATTTTTTCCGATCCGATTCCCTCAACAGATAGCCTAAAAGGATTGGATTCCCAACCTGTTTATAGCCAAGTAATTGAAGGTTTTACCTTTCTATACTCAGATGCTAAACAAGAAAAATATTTAGCTTCGCGGCGGAATTTAATCAGCCATGAAAAAGTTTTAGAACAAGCAATGCAAGAGGGATTTAGGACTCTGCTACCTCTGCGGTTTGGATTAGTTGTGAAAAATTGGGAAACAGTAATTTCACAACTAATCCAACCATGTGAGCGACAGCTGCGAGATCTGTTTCAAAAATTGGCGGGTAAACGAGAAGTCAGCGTCAAAATTTTGTGGGATACCAAGGCGGAATTACAAGCAATGATGCAGTCTAATCCCGACTTGAAGCAAAAGCGCGACCAGATGGAAGGCAAAAATTTAAGTATGGAGGAAGTGATTGAAATTGGGCAGTTGATTGAAAGTAATTTACAGCAGCGCAAAGAAGCTGTAATTAAAACTTTCTTTGATGAACTCAAACCCTTGGCAGAAGAAGTTGTAGAAAGCGAACCGATGATGGAAGAAATGATCTACAACGCTGCTTTTCTTATTCCTTGGGATCAGGAAGCTTTATTTAGCCAACGTGTAGAAGCTATAGACAAACAATTTGGCGATCGCTTACGTATTCGATACAACAATTTTACTGCACCTTATACATTTGCTCAGATTTCTTAG
- the gvpA gene encoding gas vesicle structural protein GvpA has product MAVEKTNSSSSLAEVIDRILDKGIVVDAWVRVSLVGIELLAIEARIVIASVETYLKYAEAVGLTQSAAVPA; this is encoded by the coding sequence ATGGCAGTCGAAAAAACTAATTCCTCTTCAAGCTTGGCAGAAGTTATTGATCGTATCTTAGACAAAGGTATCGTTGTAGATGCTTGGGTACGTGTTTCTCTCGTTGGTATTGAATTACTTGCTATTGAAGCTCGGATCGTTATCGCTTCTGTTGAAACATATTTGAAATATGCAGAAGCTGTTGGTCTAACTCAGTCAGCCGCAGTACCTGCTTAA
- a CDS encoding gas vesicle protein K: MVCTPSENSNDLLATNSKANNQAGLVPLLLTVVELIRQLMEAQVIRRMEEECLSESDLERAAESLQKLEEQILNLCQIFEIDPADLNIHLGELGSLLPAAGSYYPGETGNTPSVLELLDRLLNTGVVVDGELDLGVAQLNLIHAKLRLVLTSKPLNTK, encoded by the coding sequence ATGGTTTGCACTCCATCTGAAAATTCCAACGATTTGCTAGCTACCAATTCTAAAGCTAATAACCAAGCTGGCTTAGTTCCTTTACTCTTAACTGTAGTGGAACTAATCCGTCAGCTGATGGAAGCTCAAGTAATCCGACGTATGGAAGAGGAGTGCCTTAGTGAATCTGACTTAGAGCGAGCTGCAGAAAGTTTGCAAAAGTTAGAGGAACAAATTTTAAATTTATGTCAGATTTTTGAGATTGATCCAGCAGACTTAAATATCCATTTAGGAGAGCTTGGTAGCCTTTTACCAGCTGCTGGATCTTATTATCCTGGTGAAACTGGAAATACTCCGTCTGTACTAGAACTGTTAGACCGTCTGTTGAACACTGGAGTTGTTGTAGACGGAGAACTAGATTTAGGCGTTGCTCAACTCAATTTAATTCACGCTAAATTGCGGTTAGTTTTAACCTCAAAACCTTTAAATACAAAGTAA
- the gvpN gene encoding gas vesicle protein GvpN produces the protein MTNTENHKKRAVLRVRPGQFVVTPAIEKVAIRALRYLTSGFAIHLRGPAGTGKTTLAMHLANCLDRPIMLIFGDDEFKSSDLIGSESGYTHKKLLDNYIHNVLKVEDELKQNWVDSRLTLACREGLTLVYDEFNRSRPEVNNVLLSALEEKILTLPPSSNQPEYLHVHPKFRAIFTSNPEEYCGVHSTQDALMDRLVTINMPEPDEQTQIEILTHKTGIHREDAQLITRLVKAFRAATGAEKTSGLRSCLMVAKVCAEHEILVTPENSDFREICADVLFNRTNLSGSDATTLFLQLLNHVQVKPVEPVDDSDPYDVAEAEIVGEAEPQTDAIAEPVTLDESLLSDHPN, from the coding sequence ATGACTAATACCGAAAATCATAAAAAAAGAGCTGTTCTCCGTGTCCGTCCTGGTCAGTTTGTGGTCACACCAGCTATTGAAAAAGTAGCAATTCGAGCGTTGCGTTATCTCACCTCAGGATTTGCTATTCATTTACGTGGGCCGGCTGGTACAGGTAAAACGACCTTAGCTATGCATTTAGCTAATTGTCTAGATAGACCAATAATGTTGATTTTCGGAGATGACGAATTTAAAAGTTCTGATTTAATCGGCAGCGAATCTGGCTATACACATAAAAAATTATTAGACAATTACATTCATAACGTTCTTAAAGTTGAAGACGAACTTAAACAAAATTGGGTTGATTCTCGCTTAACTTTAGCTTGTCGGGAAGGTTTAACCTTAGTCTACGACGAGTTTAACCGTTCACGACCAGAAGTAAATAACGTTTTACTGTCTGCCTTAGAAGAAAAAATTCTCACCCTTCCGCCTAGCAGCAATCAGCCCGAATATTTACATGTTCACCCCAAATTCCGAGCTATTTTTACCTCCAATCCAGAAGAATACTGTGGGGTTCACTCCACTCAAGATGCTTTGATGGATCGGTTGGTAACGATTAATATGCCAGAACCGGATGAGCAAACTCAGATTGAAATCTTAACTCATAAAACAGGTATCCATCGCGAAGATGCACAGTTAATTACACGCTTAGTAAAAGCATTCCGTGCAGCAACTGGTGCCGAGAAAACTTCTGGTTTACGGTCTTGTTTGATGGTTGCCAAAGTATGTGCAGAACACGAAATTTTAGTCACACCTGAAAATTCCGATTTTAGAGAAATTTGTGCAGATGTTTTATTTAATCGCACCAATTTATCTGGAAGTGATGCTACAACGCTGTTTCTGCAATTGCTCAACCACGTACAAGTAAAACCAGTAGAGCCAGTTGATGATAGCGATCCCTATGATGTGGCAGAGGCCGAAATCGTTGGTGAAGCAGAACCACAAACAGATGCGATCGCAGAACCAGTGACACTAGACGAAAGCTTATTAAGCGACCATCCCAATTAA
- the gvpA gene encoding gas vesicle structural protein GvpA has product MAVEKTNSSSSLAEVIDRILDKGIVVDAWVRVSLVGIELLAIEARIVIASVETYLKYAEAVGLTQSAAVPA; this is encoded by the coding sequence ATGGCAGTTGAAAAGACTAATTCCTCCTCTAGCTTGGCAGAAGTTATCGACCGTATTTTAGACAAAGGTATCGTTGTAGATGCTTGGGTACGTGTTTCCTTAGTTGGTATTGAACTACTTGCTATTGAAGCTCGGATCGTGATCGCTTCCGTTGAAACATACTTGAAGTATGCAGAAGCTGTTGGTCTAACTCAGTCAGCCGCAGTACCTGCTTAA
- a CDS encoding sulfurtransferase encodes MTNDHLVVSPAWLFAHLDDPQVVIVDCRFSLADPQLGRQQYQVSHIQGSYYLDLNEDLSSPVGEHGGRHPLPNPTDLGQKLAQIGVNYQKSLVIAYDDSRFAFASRLWWLLRYLGHERVAVLDGGFAAWQKAGYPVTNIIPQSQTTTFIPQVKIDKVVDIESVKNKKDLPDVVLVDSRESDRYRGEREPIDKIAGHIPGAVNYPWQEVTDSSGYLLSPAEQRRRWQKLETANEILVYCGSGVTACVNLLSLEIAGISQGKLYAGSWSDWISYM; translated from the coding sequence ATGACCAATGACCACTTAGTTGTTTCACCAGCATGGTTGTTTGCACATCTCGACGATCCGCAAGTGGTGATTGTAGATTGTCGCTTTTCTTTAGCAGATCCACAACTAGGCCGACAGCAGTACCAAGTTAGCCATATCCAGGGGTCATACTATCTAGATTTAAATGAGGATCTATCTAGTCCTGTCGGAGAGCATGGTGGAAGACATCCTTTACCTAACCCTACTGATTTAGGGCAAAAGCTAGCACAAATAGGCGTAAATTACCAAAAAAGTTTAGTTATTGCCTATGATGATTCTCGTTTTGCCTTTGCGTCTCGTTTATGGTGGCTATTGCGTTATTTAGGGCATGAACGAGTAGCCGTATTAGATGGGGGATTTGCTGCGTGGCAAAAAGCTGGTTATCCCGTCACAAATATTATTCCTCAATCTCAAACAACTACCTTTATCCCCCAAGTAAAAATAGATAAAGTAGTAGATATTGAAAGCGTCAAAAATAAAAAAGATTTACCAGATGTCGTATTAGTAGATTCCCGAGAAAGCGATCGCTATAGAGGTGAACGAGAGCCAATTGATAAAATTGCTGGTCATATTCCTGGTGCTGTGAACTATCCTTGGCAAGAAGTTACAGATTCATCAGGTTATCTGCTTTCCCCAGCAGAACAACGCCGTCGTTGGCAAAAGCTAGAAACAGCCAACGAGATATTGGTTTATTGTGGTTCTGGTGTAACTGCTTGTGTGAATCTACTTTCTTTAGAAATAGCAGGTATTTCTCAAGGAAAACTTTATGCTGGCAGCTGGAGCGATTGGATTAGTTATATGTAA